The proteins below are encoded in one region of Sphingobium yanoikuyae:
- the rplM gene encoding 50S ribosomal protein L13 — protein MKALMKTTKPATPATVEKKWILIDAEGLVVGRLASTVANILRGKHKPSFTPHVDCGDNVIIINAGKVKFTGRKLTDKVYYKHTGYAGGIKETTPQKILEGRFPERVLEKAVERMIPRGPLGRQQMRNLRIFAGTEHPHEAQNPEVLDFASRNRKNKVGA, from the coding sequence ATGAAGGCGCTGATGAAGACCACCAAGCCGGCAACCCCGGCAACGGTCGAAAAGAAGTGGATCCTGATCGACGCCGAAGGGCTGGTCGTGGGTCGTCTCGCTTCGACTGTGGCGAATATCCTGCGCGGCAAGCACAAGCCGAGCTTCACCCCCCATGTCGATTGCGGTGACAATGTCATCATCATCAACGCGGGCAAGGTCAAGTTCACCGGCCGCAAGCTGACCGACAAGGTTTACTACAAGCACACCGGTTATGCCGGCGGCATCAAGGAAACCACCCCCCAGAAGATCCTGGAAGGTCGTTTCCCCGAGCGCGTCCTGGAAAAGGCCGTCGAGCGTATGATCCCCCGTGGTCCGCTGGGCCGCCAGCAGATGCGCAACCTGCGCATCTTCGCCGGCACCGAGCATCCGCATGAAGCCCAGAACCCCGAAGTGCTCGACTTCGCGTCGCGCAACCGCAAGAACAAGGTGGGTGCATAA
- the cutA gene encoding divalent-cation tolerance protein CutA, whose product MSLERNELVLVYSLFGSAEQARAVARTLVEERLAACANILGPCTSIYEWQGRQEESAEVPVLFKTSTDRRDALMARIAQLHDYDVPAILALPVDAAHPPFAAWVAEQLA is encoded by the coding sequence ATGAGCCTTGAGCGGAACGAGTTGGTGCTGGTCTACAGCCTGTTCGGATCGGCCGAGCAGGCGCGCGCCGTCGCCCGCACGCTGGTCGAAGAGAGGCTGGCCGCCTGCGCCAATATCCTTGGTCCCTGCACCTCCATCTATGAATGGCAGGGCAGGCAAGAGGAGAGCGCGGAAGTCCCGGTCCTGTTCAAGACCAGCACCGACCGGCGCGACGCGCTGATGGCGCGGATCGCGCAGTTGCACGATTATGATGTGCCGGCGATCCTGGCGCTGCCGGTCGATGCTGCCCATCCGCCCTTCGCCGCCTGGGTCGCGGAGCAACTGGCATGA
- a CDS encoding IlvD/Edd family dehydratase: MSDSSKPTPKLRSRAWFDNPDNIDMTSLYLERYLNFGLSLEELRSGKPIIGIAQTGSDLSPCNRHHLVLAERMREGIREMGGIALEFPVHPIQETGKRPTAGLDRNLAYLGLVEAMYGYPLDGVILTSGCDKTTPALLMAAATVNIPAIALSVGPMLNGWHKGERTGSGTIVWHGRQLLAAGKIDDEGFIKLVASSAPSTGFCNTMGTASTMNALAEALGMMLPGSAAIPAPYRDRQEAAYRTGKRIVEMVHEDLKPSDIMTLDAFHNAIVANSAIGGSTNAPIHLAAIARHMGVDLPLKDWETVGHKVPLLVNMQPAGEYLGEDYYRAGGLPAVISQLIDQGLIKEGAMTVNGKTMGENCKGVEIEDEKVIRPFGQPLKQEAGFLVLTGNLFDEAVMKTSVISEEFRMRYLSNPDDPEAFEGPAVVFDGPEDYHHRIDDPSVGITADTLLFMRGAGPIGYPGAAEVVNMRPPAYLITEGVSALPCIGDGRQSGTSGSPSILNASPEAAAMGGLALLETGDRVRMDLKAGVVNVLISDEELEARRAKLIAEGGYKYPASQTPWQEIQRSVVGQMNTGAILEGAEKYQRIAQTMGLPRDNH, from the coding sequence ATGAGCGATTCGTCCAAGCCTACTCCCAAGCTGCGTAGCCGCGCCTGGTTCGACAACCCAGACAATATCGACATGACCTCGCTCTATCTGGAGCGTTACCTGAACTTCGGCCTCAGCCTCGAAGAACTGCGCAGCGGCAAGCCGATCATCGGCATCGCCCAGACCGGCAGCGACCTGTCGCCCTGCAACCGCCATCACCTCGTGCTCGCCGAGCGCATGCGCGAAGGCATCCGCGAAATGGGCGGCATCGCGCTCGAATTCCCGGTCCACCCGATCCAGGAAACCGGCAAGCGCCCGACCGCCGGCCTTGACCGCAACCTCGCCTATCTGGGCCTGGTCGAAGCCATGTATGGCTATCCGCTCGACGGCGTGATCCTGACCAGCGGCTGCGACAAGACCACCCCGGCGCTGCTGATGGCCGCCGCCACCGTCAACATCCCGGCGATCGCCCTGTCGGTCGGCCCGATGCTCAATGGCTGGCACAAGGGCGAGCGCACCGGTTCGGGCACGATCGTGTGGCATGGCCGCCAGTTGCTGGCCGCCGGCAAGATCGACGACGAAGGCTTCATCAAGCTGGTCGCCTCGTCGGCTCCCTCGACCGGCTTCTGCAACACCATGGGCACCGCCAGCACCATGAACGCGCTCGCCGAAGCGCTGGGCATGATGCTGCCCGGCAGCGCGGCGATCCCCGCCCCCTATCGCGACCGTCAGGAAGCCGCCTATCGCACCGGCAAGCGCATCGTCGAAATGGTGCATGAGGACCTGAAGCCCTCTGACATCATGACGCTCGACGCATTCCACAATGCCATCGTCGCCAACTCGGCGATCGGTGGTTCGACCAACGCGCCGATCCATCTGGCCGCCATCGCCCGCCACATGGGCGTCGACCTGCCGCTCAAGGATTGGGAAACCGTCGGTCACAAGGTGCCGCTGCTGGTCAACATGCAGCCGGCCGGCGAATATCTGGGCGAGGATTATTACCGCGCCGGCGGCCTGCCCGCCGTCATCAGCCAGCTGATCGACCAGGGCCTGATCAAGGAAGGCGCGATGACCGTCAATGGCAAGACCATGGGCGAGAATTGCAAGGGCGTGGAGATCGAGGATGAGAAGGTCATCCGTCCCTTCGGCCAGCCTCTGAAGCAGGAAGCCGGCTTCCTGGTGCTGACCGGCAACCTGTTCGACGAAGCGGTCATGAAGACCAGCGTCATCAGCGAAGAATTCCGCATGCGCTACCTGTCGAACCCCGACGATCCGGAAGCCTTTGAAGGCCCGGCGGTCGTGTTCGACGGTCCGGAAGATTATCACCACCGCATCGACGATCCGTCGGTCGGCATCACCGCCGACACGCTGCTGTTCATGCGTGGCGCCGGCCCGATCGGCTATCCGGGCGCGGCCGAGGTCGTGAACATGCGTCCGCCTGCCTATCTGATCACCGAAGGCGTGTCGGCCCTGCCCTGCATCGGCGATGGCCGTCAGTCGGGCACCTCGGGCAGCCCGTCGATCCTCAACGCTTCGCCCGAAGCGGCGGCGATGGGTGGCCTCGCGCTGCTGGAAACCGGCGACCGCGTCCGCATGGACCTGAAGGCCGGCGTGGTGAACGTGCTGATTTCCGACGAGGAACTGGAAGCCCGCCGCGCCAAGCTGATCGCCGAAGGTGGCTATAAGTACCCCGCCTCGCAGACCCCCTGGCAGGAAATCCAGCGGTCTGTCGTCGGTCAGATGAACACCGGCGCGATCCTGGAAGGCGCGGAGAAATATCAGCGCATCGCCCAGACCATGGGCCTGCCGCGCGACAACCATTAA
- the rpsI gene encoding 30S ribosomal protein S9 has product MSDNRQSLSDLASLATAAPAAAPAAVEGEAPVAAAPVQPSAPLRAQEIDGLGRAYATGRRKDAVARVWVKPGTGKITVNGRDQEVYFARPTLRLVINQPFGVTDREGQYDVIATVKGGGLSGQAGAVKHGIAQALSKYEPALRSAVKAEGFLTRDSRVVERKKYGKAKARRSFQFSKR; this is encoded by the coding sequence ATGTCCGATAACCGTCAGTCCCTGTCCGACCTCGCGTCGCTGGCCACTGCCGCTCCTGCCGCTGCCCCGGCTGCCGTCGAAGGCGAAGCGCCCGTCGCTGCCGCGCCGGTCCAGCCCTCGGCTCCGCTGCGCGCCCAGGAAATCGACGGCCTCGGCCGCGCCTATGCCACCGGCCGCCGCAAGGACGCCGTGGCCCGCGTGTGGGTGAAGCCCGGCACCGGCAAGATCACGGTCAACGGCCGTGACCAGGAAGTCTATTTCGCTCGCCCGACCCTGCGTCTGGTCATCAACCAGCCCTTCGGCGTTACCGACCGTGAAGGTCAGTATGACGTGATCGCCACCGTCAAGGGCGGCGGTCTGTCGGGCCAGGCCGGTGCGGTCAAGCACGGCATCGCCCAGGCTCTGTCGAAGTATGAGCCGGCGCTGCGCAGCGCGGTCAAGGCCGAAGGCTTCCTGACCCGCGACAGCCGCGTCGTCGAGCGTAAGAAGTACGGTAAGGCCAAGGCCCGCCGCAGCTTCCAGTTCTCGAAGCGCTAA
- a CDS encoding aldehyde dehydrogenase (NADP(+)), translated as MFNGAILVGAAERTGGEPFFAVDPSTGAKGDVAFHNASTADVADACALADAAFEGFSTLSPETRASFLEAVADQIMEIGDLLITTAMSETGLPRGRLEGERGRTVGQLRLFASYVRQGDWLDVTIDKALPERTPLPRSDLRRVNQAVGPVAVFGASNFPLAFSVAGGDTASAFAAGCPVVVKGHPAHPGTGELVARAIAAAVKASGLHEGVFSYLPGTTNDLGGALVADPRIKAVGFTGSRGGGIALMKIAANREEPIPVYSEMSSINPVVLLPGALAARAEALGTAFVGSLSLFAGQFCTNPGMVIALDSPDLDRFVASAAEALSANQPHVMLTPGIHAAYEKGVEALAGAEGVTTVARGAEAEGVNLAQSALFATSGEQFRTNPALSHEVFGSSSILVKCATIEEVIATIAQMEGQLTATLQMDESDNDNAAKLLPTLSRKVGRVLANGWPTGVEVTHAMVHGGPFPSTSDGRTTSVGTLAMMRFLRPVCYQDVVDAVLPPALQAANPWKLNRRMEGKLELAQ; from the coding sequence ATGTTCAACGGAGCCATTCTGGTCGGTGCTGCCGAGCGCACCGGTGGTGAGCCCTTCTTCGCGGTCGATCCGTCGACCGGCGCCAAGGGCGACGTCGCCTTCCACAACGCCTCGACCGCCGATGTCGCCGACGCCTGCGCGCTGGCCGACGCCGCGTTCGAAGGCTTCTCGACCCTGTCTCCCGAAACCCGCGCTTCCTTCCTGGAAGCCGTGGCCGACCAGATCATGGAAATCGGCGACCTGCTGATCACCACCGCCATGAGCGAAACCGGCCTGCCGCGTGGCCGCCTGGAGGGCGAGCGTGGCCGCACCGTCGGCCAGCTGCGCCTGTTCGCTTCCTATGTCCGTCAGGGCGACTGGCTCGACGTCACCATCGACAAGGCGCTGCCGGAACGCACCCCGCTGCCCCGCAGCGACCTGCGCCGCGTCAACCAGGCCGTCGGTCCGGTCGCCGTGTTCGGCGCGTCCAACTTCCCGCTCGCCTTCTCGGTCGCGGGCGGTGACACCGCATCGGCCTTCGCCGCCGGTTGCCCGGTCGTCGTGAAGGGCCACCCGGCCCACCCCGGCACCGGCGAACTGGTCGCCCGCGCCATCGCCGCCGCGGTCAAGGCCAGCGGCCTGCATGAAGGCGTCTTCTCCTACCTGCCCGGCACCACCAATGACCTGGGCGGCGCGCTGGTCGCCGATCCCCGCATCAAGGCGGTCGGCTTCACCGGTTCGCGCGGCGGCGGCATTGCGCTGATGAAGATCGCCGCCAACCGCGAAGAGCCGATCCCGGTCTATTCGGAAATGTCGTCGATCAACCCGGTCGTGCTGCTGCCGGGCGCGCTCGCGGCCCGCGCCGAAGCGCTGGGCACCGCCTTCGTCGGTTCGCTCAGCCTGTTCGCTGGCCAGTTCTGCACCAACCCCGGCATGGTGATCGCGCTCGACAGCCCCGATCTCGACCGCTTCGTCGCTTCGGCCGCGGAAGCCCTGTCGGCCAACCAGCCCCATGTCATGCTGACGCCCGGCATCCATGCCGCCTATGAAAAGGGCGTCGAGGCGCTGGCCGGCGCGGAAGGCGTCACCACCGTGGCGCGCGGCGCCGAAGCCGAAGGCGTGAACCTGGCCCAGTCGGCCCTGTTCGCCACCAGCGGCGAACAGTTCCGCACCAACCCGGCGCTGTCGCATGAAGTGTTCGGTTCCTCGTCGATCCTGGTGAAGTGCGCCACGATCGAGGAAGTGATCGCCACCATCGCCCAGATGGAAGGTCAGCTGACCGCCACGCTGCAGATGGACGAAAGCGACAATGACAATGCCGCCAAGCTGCTGCCGACGCTGTCGCGCAAGGTCGGCCGCGTGCTGGCCAATGGCTGGCCGACCGGCGTCGAAGTGACCCATGCCATGGTCCATGGCGGTCCCTTCCCGTCGACCTCGGACGGCCGCACCACCTCGGTCGGCACGCTGGCCATGATGCGCTTCCTGCGTCCGGTCTGCTATCAGGACGTCGTCGACGCCGTGCTGCCGCCGGCGCTGCAGGCGGCCAACCCCTGGAAGCTCAACCGCCGCATGGAAGGCAAGCTGGAGCTGGCGCAGTGA
- a CDS encoding 2-dehydro-3-deoxygalactonokinase, which yields MSDYAVIGDWGTSNLRLFRVEAGRIVARRDGPGIGVVGREAEAAFAETIAPWLEDGLPTSIRLCGMVGARDGWVEAPYADCPADADSWAEVAVRFDWRGAPLAIMAGLACTDADGIADVMRGEEAQIFGAMALDPRLATGRHLIVLPGTHSKWTLVEDGRVIRFRTVPTGELFALLRDRSTLSPNIAAADADPAEEAAGFAEGLERAGAGRLLASLFAARAMRLRAGRSADWALGYLSGLVIGCEIAEARAALAGDTGVVLIGDARLSDRYARALDAQGIASQSLDGDACARAGLGFLEN from the coding sequence ATGAGCGACTATGCAGTGATCGGCGACTGGGGAACCAGCAATCTGCGGCTGTTCCGGGTGGAAGCGGGGCGGATCGTGGCGCGTCGCGACGGGCCGGGCATCGGTGTGGTCGGCCGCGAGGCGGAAGCCGCCTTTGCCGAGACGATCGCCCCCTGGCTGGAGGACGGCCTGCCGACATCGATCCGCCTGTGCGGCATGGTCGGCGCGCGCGACGGCTGGGTCGAGGCACCCTATGCCGATTGTCCCGCCGATGCCGATAGCTGGGCAGAGGTTGCCGTGCGGTTCGACTGGCGCGGCGCGCCGCTGGCGATCATGGCGGGCCTGGCCTGCACCGACGCCGACGGCATTGCCGATGTGATGCGCGGCGAGGAGGCCCAGATTTTCGGCGCGATGGCGCTCGATCCCCGGCTCGCCACCGGCCGTCACCTGATCGTGCTGCCCGGCACCCACAGCAAATGGACGCTGGTGGAGGATGGCCGGGTGATCCGCTTCCGCACCGTGCCGACCGGCGAACTGTTTGCGCTGCTGCGCGATCGTTCGACGCTGAGCCCCAATATCGCCGCCGCCGATGCCGATCCGGCAGAGGAAGCGGCTGGTTTTGCCGAGGGGCTGGAGCGGGCCGGCGCGGGCCGGCTGCTCGCCTCCCTGTTCGCGGCGCGGGCGATGCGGCTGCGCGCCGGGCGTTCGGCCGACTGGGCGCTGGGCTATCTGTCTGGCCTCGTCATCGGCTGCGAGATCGCCGAGGCGCGGGCCGCGCTGGCGGGCGACACCGGCGTCGTCTTGATTGGTGACGCGCGGCTTTCGGATCGCTATGCCCGTGCCCTCGATGCGCAGGGCATCGCTTCGCAATCGCTGGACGGCGACGCCTGTGCGCGGGCTGGCCTTGGCTTTCTGGAGAACTGA
- a CDS encoding hybrid sensor histidine kinase/response regulator yields MMSQQRDIADMIAEQGPMGALTATIDASSPLGPASAWSPSLVSTVRLMLSSRAEIVLFWGPDYCALYNEAYAPTIGDKHPRVLGRPAREGWAELWDDLGPLLQSVRDTGETFHAKDRPFYIERDGGRGEEVFFDISYSPVFELDGSIGGVLCIVSETTVRVLAEREARADRNRLWALARDPFLIADSEGIWLSASPAWTDILGWSQEELIGRTSEWMEHPDDVKRTRGEVQDLADGHPTIRFENRFRTKRGDYRIFSWTAVPEGDLIYCVARDVTRHRADAQALAETEAALRQAQKMETLGQLTGGVAHDFNNLLQIVTGNLDLLQRALPDDQPRLRRAADNAMAGAERAAILTQRLLAFSRRQPLAPDRVDPNRLIAGMSDLLHRTLGEMIEVETVQSPRVWPVEIDVNQMENALLNLAVNARDAMPQGGKLTIEVANTHLDSHYAATEQEITPGQYVLICVSDTGMGMDADTLSHAIEPFFTTKDVGRGTGLGLSMVYGFVKQSGGHVRVYSETGHGTTVKIYLPRYHGLLPVAEEIVQAPPPPCPQAGQEVILVCEDDENVRAYSVEVLRDLGYRVIEAGDGPTALAALDAAAEPIDLLFTDVVLPGGMTGADIARAAKARQPGLRVLFTTGYARNAIIHHGRLDPGVELLTKPFTYRALGEKIRDMLDRVESPAQ; encoded by the coding sequence ATGATGAGCCAGCAGAGGGACATTGCCGACATGATCGCCGAACAGGGGCCGATGGGCGCCCTGACCGCGACGATCGACGCATCCTCGCCTCTGGGGCCCGCCTCGGCTTGGTCGCCATCGCTCGTCTCGACGGTGCGGCTGATGCTGTCGTCGCGCGCGGAGATCGTGCTGTTCTGGGGGCCGGATTATTGCGCCCTCTATAATGAAGCCTATGCCCCCACGATCGGCGACAAGCATCCGCGCGTGCTTGGCCGCCCGGCCCGCGAAGGCTGGGCCGAGCTGTGGGATGATCTTGGCCCGCTGCTGCAATCGGTGCGGGACACGGGCGAAACCTTCCATGCCAAGGACCGTCCCTTCTATATCGAGCGCGACGGCGGCCGGGGCGAGGAGGTCTTCTTCGACATTTCCTATTCGCCGGTGTTCGAACTGGATGGGTCAATCGGCGGCGTGCTGTGCATCGTCAGCGAAACCACGGTGCGCGTGCTGGCCGAGCGCGAGGCACGCGCCGACCGCAACCGCCTCTGGGCACTGGCGCGTGACCCCTTTCTGATCGCCGACAGCGAGGGGATCTGGCTGTCCGCCAGCCCCGCCTGGACCGACATATTGGGCTGGTCGCAGGAGGAACTGATCGGCCGCACATCGGAATGGATGGAGCATCCCGACGATGTGAAGCGGACGCGCGGCGAGGTGCAGGATCTGGCCGACGGCCATCCGACCATCCGGTTCGAAAACCGGTTCCGCACCAAACGGGGCGATTATCGCATCTTCAGCTGGACCGCCGTGCCCGAGGGCGACCTCATCTATTGCGTCGCCCGCGACGTGACCCGGCACCGCGCCGACGCCCAGGCCCTGGCCGAAACCGAAGCCGCGCTGCGCCAGGCGCAGAAGATGGAGACGCTGGGCCAACTTACTGGCGGTGTCGCGCATGACTTCAACAATCTGCTGCAGATCGTCACCGGCAATCTGGACCTGCTGCAACGCGCCCTACCCGACGACCAGCCGCGCCTGCGCCGCGCCGCCGACAATGCCATGGCCGGGGCCGAACGGGCGGCGATACTGACCCAGCGGCTGCTCGCCTTTTCCCGCCGCCAGCCGCTGGCCCCCGACCGGGTCGATCCCAACCGGCTGATCGCCGGCATGTCGGACCTGCTGCACCGGACGCTGGGCGAGATGATCGAGGTGGAAACGGTGCAGAGCCCGCGGGTCTGGCCGGTCGAGATCGACGTCAACCAGATGGAAAATGCGCTGCTCAACCTGGCGGTCAACGCGCGCGACGCGATGCCGCAGGGCGGCAAGCTGACGATCGAGGTCGCCAACACCCATCTCGACAGCCATTATGCCGCGACCGAACAGGAAATCACGCCCGGCCAATATGTGCTGATCTGCGTGTCGGACACCGGCATGGGCATGGACGCCGACACGCTGTCCCACGCGATCGAACCCTTCTTCACCACCAAGGATGTCGGACGCGGCACCGGCCTTGGCCTGTCGATGGTCTATGGCTTCGTCAAGCAGTCGGGCGGCCATGTCCGGGTCTATTCAGAGACCGGCCATGGCACCACGGTGAAAATCTACCTGCCACGCTATCATGGCCTTCTGCCGGTGGCCGAGGAGATCGTGCAGGCGCCGCCCCCGCCCTGTCCGCAGGCCGGGCAGGAGGTGATCCTGGTGTGCGAGGATGACGAGAATGTCCGCGCCTATTCGGTCGAGGTGCTGCGCGACCTGGGCTATCGCGTGATCGAGGCGGGCGATGGCCCGACCGCCCTCGCGGCGCTGGATGCCGCGGCCGAGCCGATCGACCTGCTGTTCACCGACGTGGTGCTGCCCGGCGGCATGACCGGGGCCGACATTGCCCGCGCCGCCAAGGCCAGGCAGCCGGGTCTGCGCGTGTTGTTTACCACCGGCTATGCCCGCAACGCGATCATCCATCATGGCCGGCTCGATCCGGGGGTCGAGCTGCTGACCAAGCCCTTCACCTACAGGGCACTGGGCGAGAAGATCCGTGATATGCTGGACCGGGTGGAAAGCCCGGCCCAGTAA
- a CDS encoding COX15/CtaA family protein: MTRSSPTAFSAAPRPVAIARWLLIVAALVFCMVVVGGITRLTESGLSITQWKPITGAIPPLTHDQWMEAFRDYQQIPEYKEINKGMSLAAFQFIFFWEWLHRLLGRLIGVAFALPLIWFAARRAIPAGYGWRLVALLALGGLQGAIGWWMVKSGLSVRTDVSHYRLAVHLLTALFIIGGLIWTALDLLALARNPYARPAALQPFALATLLVLLVQLMFGAFTAGLDAGYVSSTWPLMNDHLVPEGILWLGSLWATISSDPYLVHFIHRWWAWVAAAMLIILARKAKVGGHRGASIAINAAVGTQVLLGIATVISGIALPLAVLHQAVGALVVASAAWGAHAVGSRRA; this comes from the coding sequence ATGACACGTTCTTCCCCGACCGCGTTCAGCGCGGCTCCGCGTCCCGTCGCCATTGCCCGCTGGCTGCTCATCGTGGCGGCGCTGGTCTTCTGCATGGTGGTGGTGGGCGGTATCACGCGCCTCACCGAATCTGGCCTGTCGATCACCCAGTGGAAGCCGATCACCGGCGCGATCCCGCCCTTGACCCATGACCAGTGGATGGAGGCGTTTCGCGACTATCAGCAGATCCCCGAATATAAGGAGATCAACAAGGGCATGAGCCTGGCCGCCTTCCAGTTCATCTTCTTCTGGGAATGGCTGCACCGGCTGCTCGGCCGCCTGATCGGCGTGGCCTTTGCCTTGCCGCTGATCTGGTTCGCGGCGCGCCGGGCGATCCCGGCCGGCTATGGCTGGCGGCTGGTCGCGCTGCTGGCGCTGGGCGGGCTGCAGGGCGCGATTGGCTGGTGGATGGTGAAGTCGGGTCTGTCGGTGCGCACCGATGTCAGCCATTATCGGCTGGCGGTGCATCTGCTGACCGCGCTCTTCATCATCGGCGGGCTGATCTGGACTGCGCTCGACCTGCTGGCGCTGGCGCGCAATCCCTATGCCCGGCCCGCCGCATTGCAGCCCTTTGCGCTGGCGACCCTGTTGGTGCTGCTGGTCCAGCTGATGTTCGGCGCCTTCACCGCCGGCCTCGACGCCGGCTATGTCTCCAGCACCTGGCCGCTGATGAACGACCATCTGGTGCCCGAAGGTATCCTATGGCTCGGCTCGCTCTGGGCGACCATCTCCAGCGATCCCTATCTGGTCCATTTCATCCACCGCTGGTGGGCCTGGGTTGCGGCGGCGATGCTGATCATCCTGGCGCGCAAGGCCAAGGTGGGGGGCCATCGCGGCGCGTCGATCGCGATCAATGCGGCGGTCGGCACGCAGGTGCTGCTGGGCATCGCCACTGTCATCAGCGGCATCGCCCTGCCGCTGGCCGTGCTGCACCAGGCGGTCGGCGCGCTGGTGGTGGCCTCGGCCGCCTGGGGCGCCCATGCCGTGGGATCGCGCCGGGCATGA
- a CDS encoding 2-dehydro-3-deoxy-6-phosphogalactonate aldolase — MILDDLLADGAPPIAAILRGVKPEEALDIAAALVEAGIRVIEVPFNSPDPLVSIAAMQQAFGDRALIGGGTVLTVEAVEALAGAGGRIMVTPNTVPDVIARGAELGLELLPGFMTPSEAFRAVEAGARRVKLFPAAQLGPAYVKAVKDVLPKHVGVWAVGGTGADTIGDWLAGGCEGIGVGGALYRPGDDALIVRERAVDLVAAWQRTKG, encoded by the coding sequence ATGATCCTCGACGACCTGCTGGCCGACGGCGCGCCGCCGATCGCCGCCATTCTGCGTGGCGTGAAGCCCGAAGAGGCGCTCGATATCGCCGCCGCCCTGGTGGAAGCCGGCATCCGCGTGATCGAGGTGCCGTTCAATTCGCCCGATCCCTTGGTCAGCATCGCGGCGATGCAGCAGGCCTTTGGCGATCGCGCGCTGATCGGCGGCGGCACGGTGTTGACGGTCGAGGCGGTCGAGGCGCTGGCGGGGGCGGGCGGCCGCATCATGGTGACGCCGAACACGGTGCCGGACGTTATCGCACGCGGCGCCGAACTCGGCCTTGAACTGCTGCCCGGCTTCATGACACCGAGCGAGGCGTTCCGCGCGGTCGAGGCCGGCGCGCGCCGGGTGAAGCTGTTTCCCGCCGCCCAGCTTGGCCCGGCCTATGTCAAGGCGGTCAAGGATGTGCTGCCCAAGCATGTTGGCGTCTGGGCCGTGGGCGGCACCGGCGCGGACACGATCGGCGACTGGCTTGCCGGTGGCTGTGAAGGGATCGGCGTGGGCGGCGCGCTCTATCGTCCGGGCGACGATGCGCTCATCGTGCGCGAACGCGCGGTCGATCTGGTCGCCGCCTGGCAGCGCACCAAGGGCTGA
- the araD1 gene encoding AraD1 family protein translates to MTVISLVQFNEGGARGVAALDQTGAAKRVTGASSTRQLALDAIAAGQGLAAFAEGKLGEAVDLSAVTLLSPIDHEDAAHLLVAGTGLTHLGSAEGRDKMHKAATSGDLTDSMRMFLMGVEGGKPADDGIGAQPEWFYKGDGQILVDPGQDFTMPAFAEDGGEEPEVAGIYLIDADGTPVRLGFAIGNEFSDHITERGNYLWLAHSKLRQASLGPELLLGDLPQDLRGTSRIVRNGETVWEKPFLSGETNMSHTIANLEHHHFKYGLFRRPGDIHVHFFGTATLSFSDGFATQEGDVFEVEAKPFTLPVRNGLKRAADEGKTKVKAL, encoded by the coding sequence GTGACCGTCATTTCGCTGGTTCAGTTCAACGAGGGTGGCGCGCGCGGCGTCGCCGCCCTCGACCAGACCGGCGCGGCGAAGCGGGTGACGGGCGCAAGCTCCACCCGCCAGCTGGCGCTGGACGCGATCGCGGCGGGCCAGGGCCTGGCCGCCTTTGCGGAAGGCAAGCTGGGCGAAGCGGTGGACCTGTCCGCCGTCACCCTGCTGTCGCCGATCGACCATGAGGATGCGGCGCATCTGCTGGTCGCCGGCACCGGGCTGACCCATCTTGGCTCGGCCGAAGGGCGCGACAAGATGCACAAGGCCGCCACCTCGGGCGACCTCACCGACTCCATGCGCATGTTCCTGATGGGCGTCGAGGGCGGCAAGCCCGCCGATGACGGCATCGGTGCGCAGCCCGAATGGTTCTACAAGGGCGACGGCCAGATCCTGGTCGATCCGGGCCAGGATTTCACCATGCCGGCCTTTGCCGAGGATGGTGGCGAGGAACCCGAAGTTGCCGGCATCTATCTGATCGACGCCGACGGCACGCCGGTGCGTCTGGGCTTTGCGATCGGCAATGAATTTTCCGATCATATCACCGAACGCGGCAATTATCTGTGGCTCGCCCACTCCAAGCTGCGCCAGGCCTCGCTCGGCCCGGAACTGCTGCTGGGCGACCTGCCGCAGGATCTGCGCGGCACCAGCCGCATCGTCCGCAATGGCGAGACGGTGTGGGAAAAGCCGTTCCTGTCGGGTGAGACCAACATGTCGCACACGATCGCGAACCTGGAACATCATCATTTCAAATATGGTCTGTTCCGCCGTCCCGGCGACATTCATGTCCATTTCTTCGGCACCGCCACCCTCTCCTTCTCCGATGGCTTCGCCACGCAGGAAGGCGATGTGTTCGAGGTCGAGGCCAAGCCCTTCACCCTGCCGGTCCGCAATGGCCTGAAGCGCGCAGCGGACGAGGGCAAGACCAAGGTAAAGGCGCTATGA